A single Bacteroidales bacterium DNA region contains:
- a CDS encoding ATP-dependent Clp protease adaptor ClpS, whose protein sequence is MSKHKTFNQEDEVTSVQKSLNKFLILHNDEYHTFDYVIDALIDVCRHEVEQAVQCTYIVHHKGKADVKKGTYDFLKPMMKQLKAKDLKATIE, encoded by the coding sequence ATGTCAAAACACAAAACCTTTAATCAAGAAGATGAAGTTACTTCAGTTCAGAAATCACTAAATAAATTTCTTATACTTCATAATGATGAGTATCATACATTTGATTACGTTATCGATGCATTAATTGATGTATGCCGGCATGAAGTTGAACAAGCAGTTCAATGCACATATATTGTTCATCATAAAGGAAAAGCTGATGTAAAAAAAGGAACTTACGACTTCTTAAAACCTATGATGAAACAATTAAAAGCAAAAGATTTAAAAGCAACTATTGAATAA
- a CDS encoding flotillin-like FloA family protein has translation MDLIIIIVFIILILSCMIAAYVPYELQPLATQAGFSKFSLRFFLLRVQKVPIKYLFEQYIKLIDSDIDIEFEELKKYWSAKPDKLESTINIIINAKNAGLEIPINEIDKYNLNETNSLSFFSVLKKLKKFKITFSDSEIFELINSDINIDEYFQCITNAKKHNINLSEYNIKEIDIDKINAYINNLDEVIKLGSKPDLIIESNFSQEIKNILLTNILQINRLNINISEKELIEIFNSGINTTEYIKAIELLQSEKFEGINQKKIKEHFIKGGNAAVVLDSLLYAKANQAEIDPKILFKIDLDKNADLQNIIKKAVIPYEIDLLEILPVVLPDGIQITPKIKLNIKNNINAYSSYTDETVFFNMIYDIISDEILKFKTYQDVLGNIKPIIKNTLKQISSKIKETENTPFFITNLKIIDIDINSDTLSEIKEKENKAKKEDARLKILEANAKLQENMSEALKNGSMSFKDYQKEKHIFGSFDNDELPYSD, from the coding sequence ATGGACCTAATCATTATAATCGTTTTTATTATTTTAATATTATCATGTATGATTGCCGCTTATGTGCCGTATGAACTTCAACCTTTGGCAACCCAAGCAGGATTCAGCAAATTTTCACTTCGCTTTTTTTTATTACGAGTTCAAAAAGTTCCGATAAAATATTTATTCGAACAATACATTAAACTCATTGATTCTGATATTGATATTGAATTTGAAGAACTAAAAAAATATTGGTCGGCAAAACCCGATAAACTTGAAAGTACAATAAATATTATTATAAATGCGAAAAATGCAGGATTAGAAATACCCATAAACGAAATTGATAAATATAATTTAAACGAAACTAATTCTTTAAGTTTTTTCTCTGTATTAAAAAAACTGAAAAAATTCAAAATTACATTCTCCGATTCTGAGATTTTTGAACTGATAAATTCAGACATTAATATTGACGAATATTTTCAATGTATTACTAATGCAAAAAAACACAATATTAACCTTTCCGAGTACAATATTAAAGAAATTGACATTGACAAAATTAATGCCTACATTAACAATCTCGATGAAGTAATAAAACTTGGAAGTAAACCCGATTTAATTATTGAAAGCAACTTTTCACAGGAAATAAAAAACATTTTGCTTACAAACATTTTGCAAATTAATCGATTAAATATAAATATATCAGAAAAAGAGCTTATTGAAATATTCAATTCAGGAATTAACACAACAGAATATATCAAAGCAATTGAATTATTACAATCCGAAAAATTTGAAGGCATAAATCAAAAAAAAATAAAAGAACATTTTATAAAAGGCGGAAATGCCGCAGTTGTTTTAGATTCATTATTATATGCAAAAGCAAACCAAGCCGAAATAGACCCAAAAATCCTCTTTAAAATTGATTTAGATAAAAACGCAGACCTTCAAAATATCATTAAAAAAGCCGTTATTCCTTATGAAATTGATTTACTCGAAATATTACCTGTTGTTTTACCTGACGGCATACAAATTACCCCTAAAATAAAGTTAAACATAAAAAATAACATCAATGCCTATTCTTCTTATACTGACGAAACTGTTTTTTTTAATATGATTTATGATATAATTTCTGATGAAATTCTAAAATTTAAAACATATCAAGATGTTTTAGGCAATATAAAACCTATTATTAAAAATACTCTGAAACAAATTTCGAGTAAAATAAAAGAAACGGAAAATACGCCCTTTTTTATTACAAACTTAAAAATCATTGACATTGATATAAACTCAGATACATTGTCTGAAATAAAAGAAAAGGAAAATAAAGCAAAAAAAGAAGACGCAAGATTAAAAATTCTTGAAGCTAATGCAAAACTTCAAGAAAATATGTCGGAAGCATTAAAAAACGGAAGTATGAGTTTTAAAGATTATCAAAAAGAAAAACATATTTTCGGTTCTTTCGATAACGATGAATTACCTTACAGCGACTAA
- a CDS encoding flotillin-like FloA family protein: MVTALIIILAALTALFFWYYAPINLWYEAKLSGVNPGLWNMTRMRLQNIPHKLIISTLIKAHNSDLKLLSEDLMRKYLAGVDIENITDTAIRAINSGLDISYNELAKQYLAKVDVDRVIHALITAHNAGISINFNELSSFYLSNVDVIKVTEALVTARNAGFAEITLNTLKEHHLSNGNVTKAVNAYITAKETDVKDITFKDVAAIDLTDIDVTEAVNWAVNPKVIETETISGIAEDGIELLMKLKLTLRANIKNMIGGATEQTVLARVDEHLSTEIGRSENHQNILRNPYELAEKVQKKELGKETAFEILSIDVSEVKVGKDVKAELLKERAKANAERAKTEYIKAEEKVQKAMAAAFIDGNLSIHDYHKIQNTEADTEMRKKIGNSVTKDNKEDSK; encoded by the coding sequence ATGGTAACAGCATTAATTATTATACTTGCAGCATTAACAGCTCTTTTCTTTTGGTATTATGCACCGATAAATTTATGGTATGAAGCAAAATTATCGGGCGTAAATCCCGGCTTATGGAATATGACAAGAATGAGGTTGCAAAACATACCGCATAAATTAATAATTTCGACATTAATAAAAGCACATAATTCCGATTTAAAACTACTTTCAGAAGATTTAATGCGAAAATATCTCGCAGGTGTTGATATTGAGAACATTACAGACACTGCAATAAGAGCAATAAATTCAGGTTTAGATATTTCATATAACGAATTAGCAAAACAATATCTTGCAAAAGTTGATGTTGACCGAGTAATTCACGCATTAATAACTGCACATAACGCAGGTATTTCAATTAATTTTAATGAACTGTCATCTTTTTATCTTTCAAACGTTGATGTTATTAAAGTTACCGAAGCACTTGTAACCGCTCGTAATGCAGGTTTTGCCGAAATAACTTTAAATACCCTGAAAGAGCATCATTTATCAAACGGAAATGTTACAAAAGCTGTTAATGCCTATATTACTGCAAAAGAAACAGATGTTAAAGACATTACTTTCAAAGATGTAGCAGCAATAGACCTAACCGACATTGATGTAACCGAAGCCGTAAATTGGGCAGTAAACCCGAAAGTTATCGAAACTGAAACAATATCAGGTATTGCAGAAGACGGAATTGAACTTTTAATGAAACTGAAACTTACACTTCGTGCAAATATTAAAAATATGATTGGCGGAGCAACAGAGCAAACTGTTTTAGCAAGAGTTGACGAACATTTATCAACTGAAATTGGTCGTTCCGAAAATCATCAAAATATTTTAAGAAACCCTTACGAATTAGCTGAGAAAGTTCAAAAAAAAGAACTCGGAAAAGAAACTGCTTTTGAAATTTTATCAATTGATGTTTCAGAAGTTAAGGTGGGAAAAGACGTAAAAGCTGAATTACTGAAAGAACGAGCAAAAGCAAATGCAGAAAGAGCAAAAACAGAATATATAAAAGCCGAAGAAAAAGTTCAAAAAGCTATGGCAGCAGCATTTATTGACGGTAATTTGTCAATTCACGATTATCATAAAATTCAAAATACAGAAGCCGACACCGAAATGCGAAAAAAAATCGGAAATTCTGTTACAAAAGATAATAAAGAAGATTCAAAATAA
- a CDS encoding PorT family protein has product MKKSIILIFIFISTYSFSQWDSEYDYFSLKFGATNTIFTPQPDTLLNQMLLSKYGEDHLRLFPDTGFNLNYSPGYYGSLIYNHDLKSGNAGVSLGIEYKMYGIAANYYTESIPSYTLKETYRVSQVTIPVYVKYGKKFYDSQKYIYGGVSYSYNLFLTKGEDVSYSEVNYNTQPENYKDMLKKSNIAGIIGFNYMFFNFEADYVFGNFLSKTYEEELPDGSVLKPFTGQPNGTLVLKAGLTVPINSWTTRKVYAAEMWLRRLLK; this is encoded by the coding sequence ATGAAAAAGTCAATAATCTTAATATTTATTTTTATCAGTACATATTCATTTTCACAATGGGACAGTGAGTATGATTATTTTTCATTAAAGTTCGGTGCAACAAATACTATTTTTACTCCTCAACCGGATACATTACTAAATCAGATGCTTTTATCGAAATACGGAGAAGATCATTTGCGTTTATTCCCTGATACCGGTTTTAACCTGAATTATTCCCCGGGATATTACGGTTCTTTGATTTATAACCATGATTTAAAGAGCGGTAATGCAGGTGTTTCATTGGGTATAGAATATAAAATGTATGGTATTGCAGCTAATTATTATACTGAATCTATTCCTTCATATACATTAAAAGAAACATATAGAGTGTCACAAGTAACTATTCCTGTGTATGTTAAATACGGTAAGAAATTCTATGATTCGCAAAAGTATATATACGGCGGTGTTTCATACAGCTACAACTTATTCTTGACCAAAGGTGAAGATGTGAGTTATTCGGAAGTTAATTATAATACACAACCTGAAAATTACAAAGATATGCTTAAGAAAAGCAATATTGCCGGTATTATAGGGTTTAATTATATGTTTTTTAATTTTGAAGCAGACTATGTGTTCGGAAATTTCTTAAGCAAAACTTATGAAGAAGAATTGCCTGACGGAAGTGTTTTAAAACCATTTACAGGGCAACCGAACGGAACATTAGTGCTGAAAGCAGGTTTAACCGTGCCTATAAACAGTTGGACAACAAGAAAAGTATATGCTGCTGAAATGTGGCTAAGACGACTTTTAAAATAA
- a CDS encoding nucleotide exchange factor GrpE has protein sequence MAKKEKTDKKVNDKKLKNQTTDNSKKEKAEKKESKNKKYASKKKKEPGFEEKYNLLNDKYLRLSAEYDNYRKRTLKERMELMKNAGEDILINFLPVMDNIERAKNSIDDAKEINAIKEGIDLIYKSIYDFLTNKGISEINAKGETFDTDLHEAITKIPTPEEDMKGKVVDVIEKGYKMKDKVLRYAKVVVGE, from the coding sequence ATGGCAAAAAAAGAAAAAACAGATAAAAAAGTAAATGATAAAAAGCTGAAAAATCAAACTACTGATAATTCTAAAAAAGAGAAAGCAGAGAAGAAAGAATCTAAAAATAAAAAGTATGCTTCAAAGAAAAAAAAAGAACCCGGCTTTGAAGAAAAATATAATCTTTTAAATGATAAATATCTCAGACTTTCAGCTGAATATGACAATTATCGAAAACGAACTTTAAAAGAGCGTATGGAGTTAATGAAAAATGCCGGAGAGGATATACTTATCAACTTTCTTCCGGTTATGGATAATATTGAAAGAGCAAAAAACTCAATAGATGATGCAAAAGAAATTAATGCAATTAAAGAAGGGATTGATCTGATTTACAAAAGTATATACGACTTTTTGACAAATAAAGGAATTTCTGAAATTAATGCAAAAGGCGAAACTTTTGATACTGATTTACACGAAGCAATTACTAAAATACCTACACCCGAGGAAGATATGAAGGGTAAAGTTGTTGACGTGATTGAAAAAGGTTACAAAATGAAAGATAAAGTTTTAAGGTATGCAAAAGTTGTTGTCGGGGAATAA
- the dnaJ gene encoding molecular chaperone DnaJ yields the protein MSKKDYYDILGVSKNADKAEIKKAYRKIALKYHPDKNPDDKEAENKFKEAAEAYEILSNDEKRAKYDRFGHSAFDGAGGFSGGGMSMDDIFSHFGDIFGNFGFGGFGGGGSSRRGRRVNKGANLRVKVKLELKDILNGTTKKIKVKKYVACSHCSGTGATDSSFDNCNTCNGSGQVIKIQNTMLGQMQTARPCPTCNGEGKIIKNKCKYCYGEGIVKGEEVVQINVPAGVSEGMQMKIGEKGSAARRGGINGDLIVIFEEQEHPELIRDEEDLLYNLHISFPEAAIGTSVEIPTIDSKVKIKIAAGTQAGKVLRLRGKGLPSYGSYGKGDILVKVNVWVPKNLDKDEKRILEKLQNSPNFKPNPEKEERNFFDRVRDMF from the coding sequence ATGTCAAAAAAAGATTATTACGATATACTCGGTGTTTCAAAAAATGCTGATAAGGCTGAAATTAAAAAAGCCTACAGGAAAATTGCATTAAAATACCATCCGGACAAAAACCCCGACGATAAAGAAGCCGAAAACAAATTTAAAGAAGCGGCAGAAGCATACGAAATTTTGAGCAACGATGAAAAACGCGCAAAATATGACAGATTCGGTCATTCGGCATTTGACGGTGCCGGAGGTTTCAGCGGAGGCGGTATGTCAATGGATGACATCTTCTCTCATTTCGGAGACATTTTCGGGAACTTCGGCTTCGGAGGTTTCGGAGGAGGCGGAAGCAGCAGAAGAGGGCGGCGTGTAAATAAAGGAGCAAATTTAAGAGTAAAGGTAAAGCTTGAATTAAAAGACATATTAAACGGAACTACAAAAAAAATAAAAGTTAAAAAATATGTAGCATGTTCGCATTGCTCAGGTACAGGAGCAACAGACAGCTCTTTTGATAATTGTAATACATGCAACGGTTCAGGTCAAGTTATCAAAATTCAAAATACAATGCTGGGACAAATGCAAACTGCAAGACCCTGCCCTACTTGCAACGGAGAAGGAAAAATAATAAAAAATAAATGTAAATATTGCTATGGAGAAGGAATAGTAAAAGGTGAAGAAGTTGTGCAAATTAATGTTCCGGCAGGTGTTTCGGAAGGTATGCAAATGAAAATAGGAGAAAAAGGAAGTGCGGCAAGAAGGGGCGGTATTAACGGCGATTTAATCGTAATTTTTGAAGAACAAGAACACCCTGAATTAATAAGAGACGAAGAAGATTTATTATACAATTTACATATAAGTTTTCCGGAAGCTGCAATAGGTACTTCTGTTGAAATTCCTACTATTGACAGCAAAGTAAAGATAAAAATTGCTGCAGGCACACAGGCAGGTAAAGTCCTCAGACTAAGAGGCAAAGGTCTTCCTTCATACGGAAGCTACGGAAAAGGAGATATTCTTGTAAAAGTTAATGTTTGGGTGCCTAAAAACCTTGACAAAGACGAAAAAAGAATATTGGAAAAGTTACAAAATTCACCTAATTTTAAACCAAACCCCGAAAAAGAAGAACGTAACTTCTTCGACAGAGTAAGAGATATGTTTTAA
- a CDS encoding M1 family metallopeptidase: MKNNIFIVAIFILLSSCFIKKDIVEKEKSSEKTVIELEANYSQNINIKSYEALITNYKASNTIINDLIHTKLKLSFNYKTKQISGNAEITLKPHYYKTDTLTLDAQQFDIHNISIEKNNEYKELDYKYNNSKIYIQLDKTYNKNEKYTISINYTANPERINKKGSWAITDNKGLYFIDTDTENPQIWTQGETQSNSAWFPTIDSPNQKMTQEIFLTVKKEFKTLSNGKLTGSLPNSDGTRTDYWEQNKPHAPYLAMIAVGNFNIIKDYWRDLPVDVYIEEGDETKAKGLFEKTYKMIEFYSRKLDYDYPWNKYSQIVVRNFVSGAMENTGAVVFGDYVLDYYNEEQRIEYECVVAHELSHHWFGDLVTCESWANLPLNESFATYFEYLWLEHEYGRNVADAHLEDDYSSYNFERLFKDENLIRFYNKHRDNMFDAHSYQKGGLILHMLRYTVGEDAFWDALELYLKNNEYKAVEIHHLRLAFEEITGQDLNWFFNQWFLNKGIPELKITYSFDNNTNKTNIKIEQIQNLNKTPLYKIPTYIDFYFKNKTIRKKILIDEQTENFSFYFEEKPLAVNFDPENSILCNKKENYTIEEYITILDKAPLYQDKNEAFNKLKTYKSLKLDNIYITLLKHPYYKFKYFALSALNKSGNENWTENMKTEYKNLLSKLSEDNEYSRIKSLASKILKNY; the protein is encoded by the coding sequence ATGAAAAACAATATTTTTATAGTCGCAATTTTTATTCTTTTATCCTCTTGTTTTATAAAAAAAGATATTGTTGAAAAAGAGAAAAGTTCAGAAAAAACAGTTATTGAACTCGAAGCAAATTATTCTCAAAACATTAATATTAAAAGTTATGAAGCCCTTATCACAAATTACAAAGCAAGTAACACAATTATAAATGATTTAATTCATACAAAATTAAAGCTTTCCTTTAATTACAAAACAAAACAAATTTCAGGAAATGCAGAAATAACTCTGAAACCTCATTACTACAAAACTGACACTTTAACATTAGACGCACAACAATTTGACATTCATAATATTTCTATTGAAAAAAATAACGAATATAAAGAGTTAGATTATAAGTATAACAACTCCAAAATCTATATTCAACTTGATAAAACATATAACAAAAATGAAAAATATACCATCTCAATAAATTATACTGCAAACCCTGAACGTATTAATAAAAAAGGCTCATGGGCAATTACTGATAATAAAGGGCTATATTTTATTGATACAGATACAGAAAATCCGCAAATTTGGACACAAGGAGAAACACAATCAAATTCAGCTTGGTTTCCTACAATCGACTCTCCTAATCAAAAAATGACACAAGAAATATTCTTGACAGTCAAAAAAGAATTTAAAACACTTTCTAACGGAAAACTTACCGGCTCTTTACCTAATTCTGACGGAACCAGAACTGACTACTGGGAACAAAACAAACCTCATGCACCGTATTTAGCAATGATTGCAGTCGGCAATTTTAATATAATTAAAGATTATTGGAGAGATTTACCGGTTGATGTTTATATTGAAGAAGGCGATGAAACTAAAGCAAAAGGTTTATTTGAGAAAACATATAAAATGATTGAATTTTATTCTCGAAAATTAGATTACGACTACCCATGGAATAAATACTCGCAAATTGTCGTAAGAAATTTTGTTTCGGGTGCAATGGAAAACACGGGAGCTGTTGTTTTCGGAGATTATGTTTTAGATTATTACAACGAAGAACAAAGAATAGAATACGAATGCGTTGTTGCTCATGAATTATCGCATCATTGGTTCGGAGATTTAGTAACTTGTGAATCGTGGGCAAATCTTCCGCTCAACGAATCTTTTGCAACTTATTTCGAATACCTTTGGTTAGAACATGAATATGGACGTAATGTTGCAGATGCTCATTTAGAAGATGATTACAGTTCTTACAACTTTGAACGTTTATTCAAAGATGAAAATCTTATCCGGTTTTATAACAAGCACAGAGACAATATGTTTGATGCACATTCATACCAAAAAGGAGGACTTATTTTACACATGCTGAGATACACCGTCGGTGAAGATGCCTTTTGGGATGCTCTTGAATTATATCTTAAAAATAATGAATATAAAGCGGTTGAAATACATCATTTACGATTAGCTTTTGAAGAAATTACCGGTCAAGACTTAAATTGGTTTTTTAACCAATGGTTCTTAAACAAAGGAATTCCTGAACTAAAAATAACTTATTCGTTTGACAATAACACCAATAAAACAAACATTAAAATCGAACAAATTCAAAATTTGAATAAAACTCCTTTATATAAAATCCCGACTTACATTGATTTCTATTTTAAAAATAAAACAATAAGAAAAAAGATATTAATTGACGAACAAACAGAAAATTTCAGTTTCTATTTTGAAGAAAAACCTCTTGCAGTAAACTTCGACCCCGAAAACAGTATTTTATGTAATAAAAAAGAAAATTATACTATTGAAGAGTACATAACAATTTTAGATAAAGCACCTTTATATCAAGATAAAAATGAAGCTTTCAACAAACTGAAAACTTACAAAAGTTTAAAACTCGACAATATATATATTACATTACTGAAACATCCTTATTATAAATTCAAATATTTTGCTTTATCAGCTCTTAATAAATCCGGCAATGAAAATTGGACTGAAAATATGAAAACAGAGTACAAAAACCTGTTAAGTAAGCTGAGTGAGGATAATGAATACTCTCGAATTAAAAGTCTTGCTTCAAAAATCCTGAAAAACTATTAG